A genomic segment from Glycine max cultivar Williams 82 chromosome 1, Glycine_max_v4.0, whole genome shotgun sequence encodes:
- the LOC100805327 gene encoding receptor-like protein 6, giving the protein MKMELVASLLVMSFYWLCLANHIIVVSGLCLGDQKSLLLQFKNNLTFTNMADRNSSRLKSWNASDDCCRWMGVTCDKEGHVTALDLSRESISGGFGNSSVLFNLQHLQSLNLASNNFNSVIPSGFNNLDKLTYLNLSYAGFVGQIPIEISQLTRLITLHISSFLQHLKLEDPNLQSLVQNLTSIRQLYLDGVSISAPGYEWCSTLLSLRDLQELSLSRCNLLGPLDPSLARLESLSVIALDENDLSSPVPETFAHFKSLTMLRLSKCKLTGIFPQKVFNIGTLSLIDISSNNNLRGFFPDFPLRGSLQTLRVSKTNFTRSIPPSIGNMRNLSELDLSHCGFSGKIPNSLSNLPKLSYLDMSHNSFTGPMTSFVMVKKLTRLDLSHNDLSGILPSSYFEGLQNLVHIDLSNNSFTGRTPSILFTLPSLQNLWLSDNLFTQLEEFMNVTSSRLVTLYMSNNNLSGTIPSSLFALPLLQEIRLSHNHLSQLDEFINVSSSILDTLDLSSNDLSGPFPTSIFQLSTLSVLRLSSNKFNGLVHLNKLKSLTELDLSYNNLSVNVNFTNVGPSSFPSILYLNIASCNLKTFPGFLRNLSTLMHLDLSNNQIQGIVPNWIWKLPDLYDLIISYNLLTKLEGPFPNLTSNLDYLDLRYNKLEGPIPVFPKDAMFLDLSNNNFSSLIPRDIGNYLSQTYFLSLSNNSLHGSIPESICNASSLQMLDLSINNIAGTIPPCLMIMSETLQVLNLKNNNLSGSIPDTVPASCILWTLNLHGNLLDGSIPNSLAYCSMLEVLDVGSNRITGGFPCILKEISTLRILVLRNNKFKGSLRCSESNKTWEMLQIVDIAFNNFSGKLPGKYFATWKRNKRLLEKYEGGLMFIEMSFYESEDSSVHYADNSIVVWKGGLLMLIEKYTILTSIDASSNHFEGPIPKDLMDFEELVVLNLSNNALSGEIPSLMGNLRNLESLDLSQNSLSGEIPMQLTTLYFLAVLNLSFNHLVGKIPTGAQFILFDNDSYEGNEGLYGCPLSKNADDEEPETRLYGSPLSNNADDEEAEPRLAYTIDWNLNSVGFGLVFGHGIVFGPLLVWKQWSVWYWQLVHKVLCRIFAQMYLEYVTGGGHTYTTLRWGH; this is encoded by the coding sequence ATGAAAATGGAGCTTGTGGCATCACTTCTGGTGATGTCATTCTATTGGTTGTGCCTTGCTAACCACATTATTGTGGTTTCTGGTCTCTGCCTTGGTGATCAGAAGTCTTTGCTGCTGCAATTTAAGAACAACCTCACATTCACAAACATGGCAGACAGAAATAGCAGCAGGCTGAAGTCTTGGAATGCAAGTGATGATTGTTGCAGGTGGATGGGAGTAACCTGTGACAAGGAGGGACATGTTACTGCTCTTGACCTCAGTAGAGAATCAATCTCTGGTGGATTTGGCAATTCAagtgttcttttcaatctcCAACATCTCCAGAGTCTAAATTTGGCTTCAAATAACTTCAATTCTGTCATTCCTTCTGGATTCAACAACTTGGACAAGTTAACTTATCTGAATTTGTCATATGCTGGCTTTGTGGGTCAGATTCCAATAGAGATTTCTCAGCTGACAAGGTTGATTACTCTTCatatctcttcttttttgcagCACCTGAAACTTGAGGACCCAAATCTACAAAGCCTTGTCCAAAATCTCACCAGTATCAGGCAACTGTATCTGGATGGTGTAAGTATATCAGCTCCGGGTTATGAATGGTGCAGCACTTTGTTGTCGCTGCGTGACTTGCAAGAACTGAGCTTGTCAAGGTGCAATCTCTTAGGACCCCTAGATCCTTCCCTGGCAAGACTTGAGAGTCTATCAGTCATTGCTCTTGATGAGAACGATTTATCATCCCCGGTGCCAGAAACATTTGCCCATTTCAAAAGTCTCACCATGCTAAGGCTTTCTAAGTGCAAGTTGACTGGAATATTTCCACAGAAGGTCTTTAACATCGGAACATTGTCCCTTATTGACATATCTTCAAACAACAATCTCCGTGGTTTCTTTCCTGACTTTCCATTGAGGGGATCTCTCCAGACCTTAAGAGTAAGTAAAACAAACTTCACTCGATCAATTCCACCCTCTATTGGTAACATGAGGAATTTATCCGAATTGGATCTTTCTCATTGTGGTTTTAGTGGAAAAATTCCCAATTCACTGTCAAACCTACCAAAACTCAGTTACCTGGATATGTCACATAACAGCTTCACCGGTCCAATGACATCCTTCGTTATGGTAAAAAAACTTACCCGTTTAGATCTTTCTCATAATGATTTAAGTGGTATACTCCCATCATCTTACTTTGAAGGACTGCAAAATCTTGTCCATATTGACTTGAGTAATAATTCTTTCACTGGGAGGACTCCTTCAATCCTTTTTACACTCCCATCACTGCAAAACCTTTGGCTTTCAGACAACTTGTTTACTCAATTGGAGGAATTCATGAATGTTACATCCTCTAGATTAGTGACCCTCTATATGAGTAACAATAATTTATCTGGGACGATTCCTTCATCCCTTTTTGCACTCCCACTGCTGCAAGAGATTCGGCTTTCCCACAATCATCTTAGTCAGTTAGATGAATTCATAAATGTGTCTTCTTCTATATTAGACACCCTTGATTTGAGTAGCAATGATCTGTCAGGGCCTTTTCCAACATCTATCTTCCAGCTTAGTACACTCTCTGTCCTCCGACTTTCTTCAAACAAGTTCAATGGGTTGGTGCATCTGAATAAGCTTAAAAGTTTAACTGAACTGGACCTTTCATACAACAACTTGTCAGTAAATGTGAATTTTACAAATGTTGGCCCTTCTTCCTTTCCCAGCATTCTCTATCTAAACATCGCATCTTGTAACTTGAAAACATTCCCTGGTTTCTTGAGAAACTTGTCCACATTAATGCATCTAGATCTTTCAAATAATCAGATTCAAGGAATAGTGCCCAACTGGATTTGGAAACTACCTGATCTTTATGATCTTATTATTTCCTACAATTTGTTGACTAAGTTGGAAGGACCTTTTCCGAATCTTACTTCTAACTTGGATTACCTTGACCTTCGTTACAATAAACTTGAAGGGCCAATACCTGtttttcctaaagatgcaaTGTTCTTGGATTTATCAAACAACAATTTTAGCTCTCTTATACCACGAGATATCGGTAATTACCTTTCTCAGacatattttctctctctttcaaacAATTCTTTGCACGGCAGTATCCCTGAGTCCATCTGCAATGCTTCATCACTTCAAATGCTTGATCTTTCCATTAATAACATTGCTGGAACAATTCCCCCCTGTTTAATGATAATGAGTGAAACTCTTCAAGTATTAAATCTCAAGAACAACAATCTCTCAGGCTCTATTCCAGATACAGTTCCAGCTTCCTGTATTTTGTGGACTTTAAATCTTCATGGAAATCTATTAGATGGCTCAATTCCAAACTCTCTTGCTTATTGCTCAATGTTAGAGGTATTGGACGTTGGATCAAATCGAATCACTGGGGGCTTTCCATGCATTTTAAAGGAAATATCCACCCTTCGAATCCTTGTTTTGCgaaataacaaatttaaggGTTCCCTAAGATGTTCTGAATCTAATAAGACTTGGGAAATGCTTCAAATTGTGGACATCGCTTTCAATAATTTTAGTGGCAAACTGCCGGGAAAATATTTTGCAACctggaaaagaaataaaagattgcTTGAGAAATACGAAGGTGGATTAATGTTTATAGAGATGTCGTTTTATGAATCCGAGGATAGCAGTGTACATTATGCAGATAATTCGATAGTTGTTTGGAAAGGTGGACTATTGATGCTTATAGAGAAGTATACAATCTTAACATCCATTGATGCCTCATCCAACCATTTTGAAGGACCTATACCAAAGGACCTAATGGATTTTGAAGAACTCGTAGTCCTTAATTTGTCAAACAACGCTTTGTCTGGTGAAATCCCTTCCTTAATGGGTAACTTGAGAAACTTGGAGTCCCTGGACCTTTCACAAAACTCCCTGAGTGGAGAAATTCCCATGCAGCTTACAACTTTGTACTTTCTTGCAGTTTTAAACCTCTCCTTCAATCATTTGGTGGGAAAGATCCCAACAGGTGCACAATTTATTCTATTTGATAATGATTCCTATGAAGGTAATGAGGGGCTATACGGTTGTCCATTGTCTAAAAATGCAGATGATGAAGAGCCAGAGACAAGGCTATACGGTTCTCCATTGTCTAACAATGCAGATGATGAAGAGGCAGAGCCAAGGCTAGCTTATACAATTGATTGGAATTTGAATAGTGTCGGATTTGGATTGGTTTTTGGTCATGGAATTGTTTTTGGTCCTCTCTTGGTTTGGAAGCAATGGAGCGTATGGTATTGGCAACTCGTGCACAAAGTTCTTTGTAGAATATTTGCACAAATGTATCTTGAATATGTAACGGGAGGAGGACATACGTACACAACTTTAAGGTGGGGGCATTAG